Proteins found in one Tsukamurella paurometabola DSM 20162 genomic segment:
- a CDS encoding PaaI family thioesterase produces MRLTDDDIFAMAPFARTLGVRFPAIDTAEVRAELDLAPPLSTMGGGLHGGAIMSLCDLAAAVLVGLNLPDGSDWTTVESHTHFLSPVLDRTANAVAQPLKLGRTVLSVEVTVTDAAGVLCARTSQLLITRRRTPESSRED; encoded by the coding sequence ATGCGATTGACCGACGACGACATCTTTGCGATGGCACCGTTCGCACGCACCTTGGGAGTGAGGTTCCCCGCGATCGACACCGCGGAGGTCCGCGCCGAACTCGATCTCGCACCGCCACTGTCCACAATGGGCGGTGGCTTGCACGGCGGCGCCATCATGAGCCTGTGCGACCTGGCTGCGGCCGTGCTCGTCGGCCTCAACCTCCCGGACGGCAGCGATTGGACCACGGTGGAGTCGCACACGCATTTCCTGAGCCCCGTGCTCGATCGCACGGCGAACGCCGTCGCCCAGCCGCTCAAACTGGGGCGCACGGTGCTCAGCGTGGAGGTCACGGTGACCGACGCCGCCGGTGTGCTGTGCGCGCGCACCTCGCAACTGTTGATCACGCGGCGTCGCACCCCGGAATCGTCCCGGGAGGACTAG
- a CDS encoding MFS transporter — MAFRDIDTRDGYKWIALSNTTLGMLIATINSSIVLIALPDIFKGIHLNPLEPGNTSYLLWMMMGFLVVTAVLVVAFGRLGDMFGRARMYNMGFAIFTVSSIFLAVTWFDGPAAALWLIAWRVVQGVGGAFLMANSSAILTDAFPQNQRGLALGINGVAAIAGSFLGLVIGGVLAPVNWHLVFLVSVPFGVVGTIWAYLKLEDRGERVPATMDWWGNTTFAVGLIAVLVGITYGIQPYGGDAMGWGSPFVLSCLIGGAAVLAVFCYIELRVPAPLFDLHLFRSKDFLWGNVANLCGSLGRGGLQFMLIIWLQGIWLPQHGYDYTQTPLWAGIYMVPLTVGFLLSAPAAGALSDRIGGRSLSAAGLLITALTFLALIALPVDFPYWAFALILFVNGIGMGMFGSPNRAVVMNSLPATSRGSGSGMMTTFQNAAMVLSIGLFFSLMIGGLAGSLPGAMSTGLQANGVPAQYASEIAALPPVAVLFAAFLGYNPIQQLLGPHLAQLNLTAEQSQHLTGLQFFPHLISESFRSGLELAFSFAAVVCLIGAVASLLTGREKPDGAPDAETLAAEADEVDTEALY, encoded by the coding sequence TTGGCGTTCCGCGATATCGACACCCGCGACGGCTACAAGTGGATCGCGCTCTCCAACACCACCCTGGGCATGCTGATCGCCACGATCAACAGTTCCATCGTGCTGATCGCGCTGCCGGACATTTTCAAGGGCATCCACCTCAACCCGCTGGAACCGGGCAACACCAGCTATCTGTTGTGGATGATGATGGGTTTCCTCGTGGTCACCGCAGTGCTGGTGGTGGCCTTCGGCCGACTCGGCGACATGTTCGGCCGCGCCCGCATGTACAACATGGGCTTCGCCATCTTCACCGTCTCGTCGATATTCCTGGCGGTCACCTGGTTCGACGGCCCCGCCGCCGCACTCTGGCTGATCGCCTGGCGCGTGGTGCAGGGTGTGGGCGGCGCCTTCCTCATGGCCAACAGTTCGGCCATCCTCACCGACGCCTTCCCGCAGAATCAGCGCGGTCTCGCGCTCGGCATCAACGGCGTCGCGGCGATCGCCGGCTCGTTCCTCGGCCTGGTGATCGGCGGCGTCCTGGCGCCCGTCAACTGGCACCTGGTGTTCCTGGTGTCGGTGCCGTTCGGCGTGGTCGGCACGATCTGGGCGTATCTCAAGCTCGAGGATCGCGGCGAACGAGTCCCCGCCACCATGGACTGGTGGGGCAACACCACTTTCGCGGTCGGACTGATCGCGGTGCTGGTGGGCATCACCTACGGCATCCAGCCCTACGGCGGTGACGCGATGGGATGGGGTTCGCCGTTCGTCCTGTCCTGCCTGATCGGCGGTGCCGCGGTGCTGGCGGTGTTCTGCTACATCGAACTACGCGTGCCGGCTCCACTGTTCGACCTGCACCTGTTCCGCAGCAAGGACTTCCTGTGGGGCAACGTCGCGAACCTGTGCGGATCGTTGGGCCGCGGCGGTCTGCAGTTCATGCTGATCATCTGGCTGCAGGGAATCTGGCTGCCACAGCACGGTTACGACTACACGCAGACCCCGCTGTGGGCGGGTATCTACATGGTCCCGCTCACCGTCGGGTTCCTCCTCTCCGCCCCCGCCGCGGGCGCCCTGTCGGACCGGATCGGCGGACGGTCACTGAGCGCTGCGGGTCTGCTCATCACCGCACTCACATTCCTCGCGCTGATCGCGCTGCCGGTCGACTTCCCGTACTGGGCGTTCGCCCTGATCCTCTTCGTCAACGGGATCGGCATGGGGATGTTCGGCTCACCCAACCGCGCCGTGGTGATGAACTCGCTACCCGCCACGTCGCGCGGCTCGGGATCGGGAATGATGACCACGTTCCAGAACGCGGCCATGGTGCTCTCGATCGGCCTGTTCTTCTCGCTGATGATCGGCGGGCTCGCGGGGTCGCTGCCGGGTGCCATGTCGACGGGGCTCCAGGCGAACGGCGTGCCCGCGCAGTACGCGAGCGAGATCGCCGCACTACCTCCGGTCGCGGTGTTGTTCGCAGCCTTCCTGGGCTACAACCCGATCCAGCAGCTGCTCGGCCCGCACCTCGCTCAACTCAACCTGACCGCCGAGCAGTCCCAGCACCTGACCGGCTTGCAGTTCTTCCCCCACCTGATCTCCGAATCGTTCCGGTCGGGCCTCGAGCTCGCCTTCTCGTTCGCGGCGGTCGTCTGCCTGATCGGCGCAGTCGCGTCGCTGCTCACCGGCCGGGAGAAGCCCGACGGTGCGCCCGACGCCGAGACCCTCGCCGCGGAGGCCGACGAGGTCGACACCGAGGCCCTGTACTGA
- a CDS encoding ABC transporter ATP-binding protein, with translation MTSAYSAFAGVASGVAALDIRGLTKGFTTTGGERFLAVDGIDLTVQPGEVVAFLGPNGAGKSTTIDMILGLTRPDAGRVQVLGLTPEDAVRSGRVAAVMQSGGLLPALTVQATVDVIASLFPGADSEEVIRRAGLDEVRQRTVSTCSGGQQQSLRFALALLSDPDLLILDEPTAGMDVDARRRFWADVRADAARGTTVLFATHYLDEADHFADRVVMVARGRVVADGTTAEVRARTSGRAVSAVVSRAGADAALHTVPGTRIVEIRGDRTVFATHRHGSPGKASSDDLVRFLLTRTDARELEAVSLGLEEVFVQLTADGEVAR, from the coding sequence ATGACCAGTGCCTACAGTGCCTTCGCCGGTGTCGCTTCCGGCGTGGCAGCCCTCGACATCCGTGGACTCACCAAGGGATTCACCACGACCGGCGGCGAGCGATTCCTCGCTGTCGACGGCATCGACCTCACCGTCCAGCCCGGAGAGGTGGTGGCCTTCCTCGGCCCCAACGGCGCTGGAAAGAGCACCACAATCGATATGATCCTCGGTCTGACCCGGCCCGACGCCGGTCGCGTGCAGGTCCTCGGGCTCACGCCCGAGGACGCAGTCCGGTCCGGCCGCGTGGCCGCCGTGATGCAGTCCGGTGGGCTGCTTCCCGCTCTCACCGTGCAAGCCACCGTCGACGTGATCGCCTCACTGTTCCCCGGCGCCGATTCCGAAGAAGTGATCCGCCGCGCCGGCCTCGATGAGGTGCGGCAGCGCACGGTGTCGACGTGCTCCGGTGGCCAGCAGCAGAGCCTGCGATTCGCGCTCGCATTGCTCTCGGACCCCGATCTGCTGATTCTCGACGAGCCCACCGCCGGTATGGATGTCGATGCTCGCCGCCGGTTCTGGGCCGATGTGCGAGCCGACGCCGCGCGGGGTACCACGGTGCTCTTCGCCACCCACTACCTCGACGAGGCGGACCACTTCGCCGATCGCGTCGTGATGGTGGCCCGGGGCCGTGTCGTCGCCGACGGCACCACCGCCGAGGTCCGCGCCCGTACCTCGGGGCGGGCCGTCTCGGCGGTCGTCTCGCGCGCCGGTGCCGATGCCGCGCTGCACACCGTGCCCGGCACACGAATAGTCGAAATCCGAGGCGACCGTACGGTGTTCGCCACACACCGACACGGCTCCCCGGGAAAGGCATCGTCGGACGATCTGGTGCGTTTCCTTCTCACCCGGACCGATGCGCGCGAACTCGAGGCGGTGAGCCTCGGCCTCGAAGAGGTCTTCGTTCAGCTCACCGCCGACGGAGAGGTAGCCCGATGA
- a CDS encoding TetR/AcrR family transcriptional regulator translates to MPRNVDASQRRAEIDQIVWEIIADEGIAAVTLRSIANHGGISMGRVQHYFRSRDEILRHSLESLIRLAQDTLTESSSPRDSLNRLLTHAIPRSEAERRGSKVWYTYLAEAITDPSISAIVNTVLQGTEDHATALLDGDRIRARTVLAAADGIAYRTLVGQLTPAQAEDAIEALIGPA, encoded by the coding sequence GTGCCACGAAATGTCGATGCATCTCAACGTCGCGCTGAGATCGACCAGATCGTTTGGGAGATCATCGCCGATGAAGGGATCGCGGCGGTCACGCTCCGGTCGATCGCCAATCACGGTGGAATTTCGATGGGACGGGTACAACATTACTTTCGTTCGCGTGACGAGATTCTGCGGCATTCTCTGGAATCCTTGATCAGGCTCGCCCAGGATACGCTCACCGAATCGTCGTCTCCGCGTGATTCGCTCAACCGCCTCCTCACCCACGCGATTCCTCGTTCGGAAGCGGAAAGGCGGGGATCGAAGGTCTGGTACACGTATCTCGCCGAGGCCATCACGGACCCGTCCATCAGTGCGATCGTGAACACCGTCCTACAGGGCACGGAGGATCACGCGACCGCCCTGCTCGACGGCGATCGGATCCGCGCCCGCACCGTGCTCGCGGCCGCGGACGGGATCGCCTACCGCACGCTGGTGGGGCAGTTGACCCCGGCGCAGGCCGAGGATGCCATCGAGGCCCTGATCGGTCCCGCGTAG
- a CDS encoding acyl-[acyl-carrier-protein] thioesterase, giving the protein MTKPAATPSDYTFLQDAPPGPSFTRTWPVRTGDVNPERRVRLDGVARYLQDMANDEMFHRGFETTDPYWLVRRTIIDVVAPLTWPADVTLTRWCESTSSRWCNMRISLRDTAGGHVETESFWIRFNADTGMPTHISDGGMEYLSKHVAETRLRWKALNTEAPPVPSDTDREVALRATDYDPFQHLNNASYWQLVEDDLDGDPILLAPHRAIIEYLAPLPLGSRVQVRSRRDEQGYRQWLFRLNTDGVPDPKPAAAISVIPLPGEPFGPPAPFPPKQVEKVEWRT; this is encoded by the coding sequence GTGACGAAGCCTGCCGCGACACCGTCGGACTACACGTTTCTCCAGGACGCACCGCCCGGACCGTCGTTCACCCGGACCTGGCCGGTGCGCACGGGCGATGTGAATCCCGAGCGCCGGGTGCGGCTCGACGGTGTCGCTCGCTATCTGCAGGACATGGCGAACGACGAGATGTTTCATCGCGGCTTCGAGACCACCGACCCTTACTGGCTGGTGCGGCGCACCATCATCGATGTGGTGGCCCCGCTCACCTGGCCGGCCGATGTGACGCTGACCCGGTGGTGCGAGTCGACCAGCTCGCGCTGGTGCAATATGCGGATCTCCCTGCGCGACACTGCAGGCGGGCATGTGGAGACGGAGAGTTTCTGGATCCGGTTCAACGCCGATACCGGAATGCCCACGCACATCAGCGACGGCGGCATGGAGTATCTGAGCAAGCACGTCGCGGAGACCAGGCTGCGATGGAAGGCGCTCAACACCGAGGCGCCACCGGTGCCGTCGGACACCGATCGTGAGGTCGCACTCCGGGCCACCGATTACGATCCGTTCCAGCACCTGAACAACGCCTCGTACTGGCAGTTGGTGGAGGACGACCTCGACGGCGATCCGATCCTGCTGGCCCCGCATCGGGCGATCATCGAGTACCTGGCGCCACTGCCTCTCGGCTCGCGGGTACAGGTGCGCAGCCGCCGCGACGAGCAGGGCTACCGTCAATGGCTGTTCCGCCTGAACACCGACGGCGTGCCCGACCCGAAGCCCGCGGCAGCGATTTCGGTGATCCCCCTCCCGGGCGAGCCCTTCGGGCCACCGGCCCCCTTCCCGCCGAAACAGGTCGAAAAGGTCGAATGGCGCACCTGA
- a CDS encoding FAD-dependent oxidoreductase, protein MSDVTVVGAGVIGLSCAVRLLEAGHTVRVYGRDLAPDLTSAVAAAVWEPYLVEPRDRVAGWSAAALAEFTSLAERGADGVVMTSGTEIFRQPVGEPWWSVAVPEVHRVAEPRPGYAEGWSFVAPVIEMPIYLPWLAGRVCELGGTVEQRTVTSLDDLDGPIVNATGLGARDLVGDASMEAVRGQVVYLEQIGLDRWWIDDSSLDSGVTTYVIPRSRDIVVGGTEDHGAEDLTVDPVTAEAIVERARTLVPELAGARVIGHNIGLRPARPTVRLERVGEVVHCYGHGGAGVTLSWGCADEVTALIG, encoded by the coding sequence GTGTCTGATGTGACGGTGGTGGGCGCCGGTGTGATCGGGTTGTCCTGTGCGGTGCGGTTGTTGGAAGCCGGGCATACCGTACGGGTATACGGCCGCGACCTCGCCCCCGACCTCACCTCCGCCGTTGCTGCGGCGGTCTGGGAGCCCTACCTCGTCGAACCGCGCGACCGGGTCGCCGGCTGGTCGGCCGCCGCGCTCGCCGAGTTCACCTCCCTCGCCGAGCGCGGAGCCGACGGCGTGGTGATGACATCCGGCACTGAGATCTTCCGGCAGCCGGTGGGAGAGCCGTGGTGGAGCGTTGCGGTTCCCGAGGTGCACCGGGTCGCCGAGCCCCGCCCCGGCTACGCGGAGGGCTGGAGCTTCGTCGCGCCCGTGATCGAGATGCCGATCTACCTGCCGTGGCTCGCCGGGCGGGTGTGTGAGCTGGGCGGCACCGTCGAACAGCGGACCGTGACTTCGCTCGACGACCTCGACGGGCCGATCGTCAACGCCACCGGTCTCGGCGCCCGTGATCTCGTGGGCGACGCGTCGATGGAAGCCGTACGTGGGCAGGTCGTCTATCTCGAACAGATCGGACTGGACCGCTGGTGGATCGACGACTCCTCTCTCGACTCCGGCGTGACCACCTACGTCATCCCGCGCAGCCGCGACATCGTGGTCGGCGGCACCGAGGACCACGGTGCCGAAGACCTGACCGTCGACCCGGTGACCGCCGAGGCCATCGTCGAGCGCGCCCGCACCCTTGTTCCCGAACTCGCCGGGGCGCGGGTGATCGGGCACAACATCGGCTTGCGCCCGGCTCGGCCGACGGTCCGCCTCGAACGCGTGGGCGAGGTGGTCCACTGCTACGGCCACGGCGGCGCCGGCGTCACCCTGAGCTGGGGTTGTGCCGACGAGGTGACGGCACTGATCGGCTGA
- a CDS encoding MspA family porin, giving the protein MTRRTGLLPLLIALTLASPGPGQANAAPGRDLGSATAHQRIGGVTVTLSLTNHFSTAAPAMVALPSTRNAWVSGALAVKVDRSGTAPISGTLVAGYLIGCQADIGTATASLTANVDSGAQWTDGRGSIRPTATARTGGTVALATGTVGAQILTYDPPTAPRAGAEVVPTAPWGAASPGYFFFGPTGSLTYQDQTIGVDGCLGRAQAKFFAVAAVRVGNSEVNLNLWGKTFDLT; this is encoded by the coding sequence ATGACACGGCGCACCGGCCTTCTCCCGCTCCTCATCGCGCTCACACTGGCATCGCCGGGCCCGGGCCAGGCGAACGCCGCACCCGGTCGCGATCTGGGAAGCGCGACCGCACATCAGAGGATCGGCGGCGTCACCGTCACCCTCTCCCTCACCAACCACTTCTCGACCGCCGCGCCCGCGATGGTGGCGCTTCCCAGCACGCGCAACGCCTGGGTGTCCGGGGCTCTGGCGGTGAAGGTCGACCGGAGCGGAACCGCACCGATCTCCGGCACACTGGTCGCCGGGTACCTGATCGGGTGCCAGGCCGATATCGGTACCGCAACCGCTTCTCTCACGGCCAACGTCGACTCGGGGGCGCAATGGACGGATGGCAGAGGCTCGATCCGGCCGACTGCCACCGCACGCACGGGAGGCACCGTCGCGCTCGCGACAGGCACGGTGGGCGCCCAGATCCTCACCTACGACCCGCCGACCGCACCCCGCGCGGGCGCCGAGGTGGTGCCCACCGCTCCGTGGGGTGCCGCGAGCCCGGGCTACTTCTTCTTCGGGCCGACGGGCTCGCTGACGTATCAGGATCAGACGATCGGCGTGGACGGGTGTCTGGGGCGGGCGCAGGCGAAATTCTTCGCCGTAGCCGCCGTCCGGGTCGGCAACTCCGAGGTGAATCTCAATCTTTGGGGAAAGACCTTCGACCTGACATGA
- a CDS encoding TetR/AcrR family transcriptional regulator, producing the protein MGRPVDHARRAQLLDAAVDVVVAHGLADLSLRPLAASLGVSTSTLTHHFGSKEQLVQAVLDRIRNRLSLDVIDGEPGLPAAFRRVWRYGSAPENEAYFRTFYAAYGQALQHPDRFDDFLGHVVDDWRIALAAAARRAPGDTAITLAIATFRGLLLDLLTTGDRERVCEAADRYAATLPLCETDRRV; encoded by the coding sequence ATGGGTCGGCCCGTGGATCACGCGCGTCGCGCACAGCTGCTCGACGCCGCTGTCGATGTGGTTGTCGCGCACGGTCTCGCGGACCTTTCGTTGCGCCCGCTCGCCGCCTCGCTCGGGGTATCCACCAGCACACTCACCCACCATTTCGGTTCGAAGGAACAGCTGGTGCAGGCAGTACTCGACCGGATCCGGAATCGCTTGAGCCTGGACGTGATCGACGGTGAGCCCGGACTCCCCGCCGCATTCCGGCGGGTGTGGCGGTACGGATCGGCCCCGGAGAACGAGGCCTACTTCCGCACCTTCTACGCCGCCTATGGACAGGCATTGCAGCACCCGGACCGATTCGACGACTTCCTGGGCCACGTGGTCGATGACTGGCGGATCGCCCTCGCCGCCGCGGCCCGTCGTGCGCCCGGCGACACCGCGATCACCTTGGCGATCGCCACCTTCCGCGGCCTTCTCCTGGACTTGCTGACCACCGGCGACCGGGAACGCGTGTGTGAGGCCGCCGATCGCTACGCCGCGACACTGCCGCTGTGCGAGACTGACCGGCGTGTCTGA
- a CDS encoding DUF2277 domain-containing protein → MCRNITELRGLEPAATDEEIEAAARQYVRKVSGVQKVSDANREAFEKAVAKVTAATEELLDALPARRQPPKTVPPLRRPEVQARIAARAAGA, encoded by the coding sequence ATGTGCCGGAACATCACTGAACTGCGGGGACTCGAACCCGCCGCCACCGACGAGGAGATCGAGGCCGCCGCGCGGCAGTACGTGCGCAAGGTCTCGGGCGTGCAGAAGGTGAGCGATGCCAATCGCGAGGCCTTCGAGAAGGCCGTCGCGAAGGTCACCGCCGCCACGGAGGAACTGCTCGACGCGCTGCCCGCACGGCGCCAGCCGCCCAAGACGGTGCCGCCGCTGCGCCGCCCCGAGGTACAGGCGCGCATCGCGGCCCGCGCCGCCGGGGCCTGA
- a CDS encoding IS110 family transposase has product MAGPDRWWVGVDVGKEFHWVAVCDDAGKVVSSRKVVNDEAAIATVIAEVDGRGGTVSWTVDLISPYATLLLTMLAAAGHSVRYLTGRAVWQASVVYRGGEAKSDAKDARVIADQGRMRGDDLPLLTPADGLVTELAMLTAHRSDLVADRTRTINRLRQQLVSVSPALERAAEPTADRGWVRLLARYQRPKVLRRTGVVRLTRMLSDAGVRNAGKIAEAAVEAAKAQTVALPGEDVAAALVAELAQGVIDLDTRIKNVDAAIEERFRRHPLAEAIVSLPGMGFRLGAEFLAAVGDPSRIVSADHLAAWAGLAPVSKDSGKRTGRLCTPKRYHRGLRRVMYMSAVTATRCDPESRAYYQRKRSQGKKHIPATICLARKRVNVLYALIRDNRTWQPTAPQITASAA; this is encoded by the coding sequence ATGGCCGGTCCGGATCGATGGTGGGTGGGAGTTGACGTCGGCAAGGAGTTCCACTGGGTCGCGGTCTGTGATGACGCCGGCAAGGTGGTCTCCTCCCGCAAGGTGGTCAACGACGAAGCTGCGATCGCCACGGTGATCGCCGAGGTTGATGGCCGCGGCGGAACGGTGTCGTGGACTGTGGACTTGATCAGCCCCTATGCGACGTTGTTGTTGACGATGCTCGCCGCCGCAGGGCACTCGGTGCGGTACCTGACCGGCCGCGCGGTGTGGCAGGCATCGGTGGTTTACCGCGGCGGCGAAGCGAAGAGCGATGCCAAAGACGCCCGCGTCATCGCTGATCAGGGACGGATGCGTGGTGATGATCTGCCACTGCTGACTCCGGCTGATGGCCTGGTCACGGAGCTGGCGATGCTCACCGCCCACCGGTCGGATTTGGTCGCGGACCGCACCCGCACGATCAACCGGCTGCGTCAGCAGCTGGTCTCGGTAAGTCCCGCGCTCGAGCGCGCCGCGGAACCGACTGCCGACCGTGGCTGGGTGAGGCTGCTGGCCCGCTACCAGCGCCCGAAAGTGCTGCGCCGAACTGGTGTCGTAAGGCTGACCCGCATGCTCTCCGACGCTGGTGTGCGTAACGCCGGCAAGATCGCCGAAGCTGCAGTCGAGGCGGCGAAAGCGCAAACCGTGGCACTGCCCGGGGAGGATGTCGCCGCCGCGCTGGTTGCTGAGCTCGCGCAGGGGGTGATCGACCTCGATACGCGGATTAAGAACGTCGATGCCGCCATCGAGGAGCGATTTCGCCGACACCCTCTGGCCGAAGCGATCGTGAGCCTGCCCGGCATGGGCTTTCGTCTCGGTGCTGAATTCCTCGCTGCCGTCGGAGATCCCAGCCGAATCGTCTCCGCTGATCACCTCGCGGCGTGGGCCGGCCTGGCCCCGGTTTCCAAGGACTCCGGCAAGCGCACCGGCAGGCTGTGCACCCCCAAGCGCTATCACCGCGGACTGCGACGAGTGATGTACATGTCCGCGGTCACCGCCACCCGCTGCGACCCCGAATCCCGGGCCTACTACCAACGCAAACGGTCCCAGGGAAAGAAACACATTCCCGCGACGATCTGCCTGGCCCGAAAGCGCGTCAACGTTCTCTACGCCCTCATCCGCGACAACCGCACCTGGCAGCCCACCGCACCGCAAATCACGGCCTCGGCTGCTTGA
- a CDS encoding DUF305 domain-containing protein, translated as MNSLSPSARRVAVVVAAAIVAALIGYAIGTSTTRDPGPAPQAPGSPQQLSAADIGFAQDMLMHHQQATQMIELLRPDLAPDIRGIAQQIKESQSRESGILMGWLEILGQPIQNQNPMAWMSETPASAAPSAGGHDMAAMPSRHQMPGTSSMPGMASSEELTALANATGAPQETLFLQLMTRHHQGGIDMAGAVQQSSASPTVRQRAMSMVKEQTEEVQMMAMQLTARGAATLPYP; from the coding sequence ATGAACTCACTCTCCCCGTCCGCACGGCGCGTGGCCGTCGTCGTGGCCGCGGCGATCGTGGCGGCCCTGATCGGCTACGCGATCGGCACCTCCACCACGCGCGATCCGGGGCCCGCACCGCAGGCCCCGGGCAGCCCGCAGCAGCTCAGCGCCGCCGATATCGGCTTCGCCCAGGACATGCTGATGCACCATCAGCAGGCCACCCAGATGATCGAACTGCTGCGCCCCGATCTCGCGCCCGATATCCGCGGCATCGCGCAGCAGATCAAGGAGTCCCAGTCCCGGGAGTCGGGAATCCTCATGGGCTGGTTGGAGATCCTCGGCCAGCCGATCCAGAACCAGAACCCCATGGCATGGATGTCGGAGACCCCGGCGAGCGCGGCCCCCAGCGCGGGCGGCCACGATATGGCAGCTATGCCGTCCAGGCATCAGATGCCGGGTACGAGCAGCATGCCCGGGATGGCGTCGAGCGAGGAGCTCACCGCGCTGGCCAATGCCACCGGAGCGCCCCAGGAGACCCTGTTCCTGCAGCTGATGACGCGCCACCACCAGGGCGGCATCGATATGGCCGGTGCGGTGCAGCAGAGCAGCGCCTCCCCCACGGTGCGCCAGCGCGCGATGTCGATGGTCAAGGAGCAGACCGAAGAGGTGCAGATGATGGCAATGCAGCTCACCGCGCGCGGCGCCGCGACGCTGCCCTACCCGTGA
- a CDS encoding TetR/AcrR family transcriptional regulator: MISLIAEHGYAYTSLQRIADAASISKATVLYHFSNKNELVSAAYDTVLADLTGSVGKAVAAASSPADAVEAYVTSMVGYFATSPERARFLVRWLEVSDSGVGVSRNSAGRWGPLAELITQAQKSGQYSPSIDPRAHAVALGGVVDALINESHADPTFALDACTATLLFFTRSTADGRALDTDAPRPSP; this comes from the coding sequence GTGATCAGTTTGATCGCCGAACACGGATACGCGTACACCTCCTTGCAACGAATCGCGGATGCGGCATCGATCTCCAAGGCGACCGTTCTCTACCATTTCTCCAACAAGAACGAACTGGTGAGCGCGGCCTATGACACCGTCCTCGCCGATCTGACCGGTAGCGTCGGGAAAGCCGTCGCGGCCGCGAGTTCGCCCGCGGATGCGGTGGAGGCGTACGTCACCTCGATGGTGGGGTACTTCGCAACGAGTCCGGAACGCGCTCGGTTCCTCGTGCGGTGGCTCGAGGTCTCGGATTCGGGGGTAGGGGTGTCGCGCAACAGCGCCGGCCGCTGGGGCCCCTTGGCGGAACTGATCACCCAGGCCCAGAAGAGTGGCCAGTATTCGCCGTCGATCGACCCCCGAGCGCACGCAGTCGCCCTCGGGGGCGTCGTGGATGCGCTGATCAATGAATCGCACGCCGACCCCACGTTCGCCCTCGACGCCTGTACGGCAACACTGCTCTTCTTCACGCGCTCGACCGCTGACGGCCGGGCGCTCGACACCGATGCGCCGCGTCCGAGCCCGTAG
- a CDS encoding ABC transporter permease: MTADHAARTGLNARFLQLEVRRLLRNRQTLIFTLALPAVLYLALYKQRSGFDAQLAHGDFAAWMMIGMAVYGAAAAGTTTAAAVSVERSVGWMRTLRLTPLRPEAYIATKIVSSMAVAALPVIVVAVVGAATGAHAQPQVWVLSLLAAWIGSAVFAALGLALGLAFKPEIVLHMPGLLMTALALAGNLFLPLSGAALAFAKLTPMYGVATLARYPLNEGAQFSGEHVSLLGAIANVAVWLAIFGAAAVVFYRRGGGRQ; this comes from the coding sequence ATGACCGCCGATCACGCGGCACGTACCGGCCTCAACGCCCGATTCCTGCAGTTGGAGGTCCGCCGCCTGCTGCGGAACCGGCAGACTCTGATTTTCACCCTTGCCCTGCCCGCCGTGCTCTACCTGGCGCTGTATAAGCAGCGCTCCGGATTCGACGCGCAACTCGCGCACGGCGACTTCGCCGCCTGGATGATGATCGGCATGGCGGTCTACGGCGCCGCGGCCGCCGGTACCACGACCGCGGCGGCGGTCTCCGTCGAGCGCTCGGTGGGCTGGATGCGCACGCTGCGCCTGACTCCGTTGCGTCCCGAGGCGTACATCGCCACCAAGATCGTCAGCTCGATGGCGGTGGCCGCGCTACCGGTGATCGTGGTCGCAGTAGTGGGCGCCGCGACCGGGGCGCATGCGCAGCCGCAGGTGTGGGTGCTGTCGCTGCTGGCGGCGTGGATCGGCTCGGCGGTCTTCGCCGCGCTCGGCCTGGCGCTCGGTCTCGCCTTCAAGCCCGAGATCGTGCTGCACATGCCGGGTCTGCTGATGACGGCGCTGGCCCTCGCCGGAAACCTGTTCCTCCCGCTGTCGGGTGCCGCGCTCGCGTTCGCGAAGCTCACGCCGATGTACGGGGTGGCGACCCTGGCCAGGTACCCGCTCAACGAGGGCGCGCAGTTCTCGGGCGAGCACGTCTCCCTCCTGGGAGCGATCGCCAACGTCGCGGTGTGGCTGGCGATCTTCGGCGCCGCGGCGGTGGTGTTCTACCGGAGGGGCGGGGGCAGGCAGTAG